One Candidatus Kapaibacterium sp. genomic window carries:
- a CDS encoding glycogen/starch/alpha-glucan phosphorylase codes for MAKTKKQITKKSDSIFFTDDQDPESYSLRNQIAEHLEFRMVKDKTTATLEDTYRAVAMAVRDRLIRKWLRTQNHYYKNDVKRVYYLSMEFLMGRLLGNTLINMGFYEEAENILKEMGYDLDEIVDAEHDMGLGNGGLGRLAACFLDSMATMELPAFGYGIRYEYGIFEQDIINGYQVEKPDNWLHFGSPWEIMRPEYTYPIKFGGKTVVRQNGNTWVEWIDTTDVLAVAYDIPIPGYNNNTCNNLRLWEAKASKDFDFHSFNEGDYIKAVENKYETENISKVLYPNDNTVAGKELRLKQQYFFVSASLQDIIRRFKVKHADFSNFAEKNTMQLNDTHPAIAIVELMRILLDKEHLHWDVAWEITQKSFAYTNHTVLSEALEKWSVALFEKLLPRHLQIIYEINAKFLDKIRMHFHNDLDKVRDMSIIEESKDRKIRMANLAIVSSFSVNGVAALHTKIIKEKIFKDFYEFMPEKFNSKTNGIAQRRWLVKANPELSDLINSKIGDSWITDLYELKKLEQFIGDEQFLTDWQNVKQANKIKLAKYIEENCHVKVNINSIFDSQIKRFHEYKRQLLNVLHIIHLYNTIKENPNAEFVPRTMIFAGKSAPGYYTAKMIIKLINSVANIVNNDPDIGDKMKVVFIKNYSVTLAELIIPASDLSEQISTAGYEASGTGNMKFQLNGALTIGTLDGANIEMMEEMGIENMFIFGLNADEVTQLHSNGYHPKEYYENKPEIKKVIDLIRSNYFCALEPGIFDPMLDEILYKGDKYCLFADFDAYVMAQEIAAKNYLDKRDWTTKSILNTARSGKFSSDRTIREYADEIWKIEGCKINLDNKS; via the coding sequence ATGGCTAAAACAAAGAAGCAAATTACTAAAAAAAGCGATTCGATTTTTTTTACGGATGACCAAGACCCGGAATCATACTCGCTAAGGAATCAGATTGCCGAGCATCTTGAATTCCGAATGGTGAAGGACAAAACGACGGCAACGCTCGAAGACACTTACCGCGCCGTGGCTATGGCTGTTCGAGACCGTTTGATTAGAAAATGGCTTCGGACTCAGAATCATTATTACAAAAACGATGTCAAAAGAGTTTACTATCTTTCGATGGAATTTTTGATGGGACGACTATTAGGAAATACACTTATAAATATGGGTTTTTACGAAGAAGCTGAAAATATTCTCAAGGAAATGGGTTATGATTTGGACGAGATAGTTGATGCCGAGCATGATATGGGATTGGGCAATGGTGGTTTGGGCAGACTTGCGGCTTGTTTCTTGGATTCGATGGCTACAATGGAATTGCCGGCATTTGGATATGGCATCAGATACGAATACGGGATATTCGAGCAAGATATAATTAACGGCTACCAAGTCGAAAAGCCCGACAACTGGCTTCATTTCGGCAGCCCTTGGGAAATTATGAGACCCGAATATACTTATCCTATCAAATTCGGCGGGAAAACCGTAGTACGTCAAAATGGCAATACATGGGTCGAATGGATTGACACTACCGACGTGCTCGCAGTAGCTTATGATATTCCAATTCCCGGTTACAACAATAACACATGCAACAATCTTCGACTTTGGGAAGCGAAGGCATCTAAAGACTTTGATTTTCATTCTTTCAACGAAGGAGATTACATCAAAGCAGTCGAAAATAAATACGAAACTGAAAATATTTCTAAAGTTCTGTACCCCAATGATAATACCGTCGCCGGAAAAGAGCTGAGGCTCAAGCAGCAATACTTCTTTGTATCCGCTTCATTGCAAGATATCATCAGGCGCTTCAAAGTTAAGCACGCCGATTTCTCAAATTTTGCCGAAAAAAACACAATGCAATTGAATGATACGCATCCTGCGATTGCAATTGTTGAACTGATGCGGATATTGTTAGACAAGGAGCATTTGCATTGGGACGTAGCGTGGGAAATCACCCAGAAGTCTTTTGCATATACTAACCACACCGTTCTAAGTGAAGCACTCGAAAAGTGGTCGGTCGCTTTGTTTGAGAAACTGCTCCCAAGGCATTTGCAAATTATTTACGAAATCAATGCCAAATTCCTTGATAAAATCCGAATGCACTTCCATAATGATTTGGACAAAGTCCGCGATATGTCAATAATCGAAGAATCGAAAGATAGAAAAATCAGAATGGCTAATCTGGCAATCGTGAGTAGTTTTTCCGTAAACGGCGTTGCAGCATTGCACACAAAGATAATCAAAGAAAAAATATTCAAGGATTTTTACGAGTTCATGCCCGAAAAATTCAACAGCAAAACGAACGGAATCGCTCAACGTCGTTGGCTAGTGAAGGCAAATCCCGAATTGTCGGATTTGATTAACTCCAAAATCGGTGATAGCTGGATAACAGACCTTTACGAACTCAAAAAACTCGAGCAATTTATCGGCGATGAGCAATTTTTGACCGACTGGCAAAATGTGAAACAAGCGAATAAAATCAAGCTCGCCAAATACATCGAGGAAAATTGCCATGTCAAAGTCAACATCAATTCGATATTCGATTCGCAAATCAAAAGATTCCACGAATACAAGAGGCAATTGCTCAATGTATTGCATATAATCCATCTTTACAATACTATAAAGGAAAATCCGAACGCCGAATTTGTCCCCCGAACAATGATTTTCGCGGGGAAATCTGCTCCCGGATACTATACAGCAAAGATGATTATAAAGTTAATCAATTCGGTTGCAAATATAGTAAACAACGACCCGGACATCGGCGATAAGATGAAAGTCGTGTTTATCAAAAATTATTCGGTAACTTTGGCTGAACTCATTATTCCCGCATCGGATTTGTCCGAACAAATTTCGACCGCCGGATACGAAGCCTCCGGAACGGGCAACATGAAATTCCAGCTCAACGGAGCCTTGACAATCGGCACTTTGGACGGTGCAAATATCGAAATGATGGAAGAAATGGGCATAGAGAACATGTTCATCTTCGGATTGAACGCCGACGAAGTAACGCAACTGCATTCAAACGGATATCATCCGAAAGAATATTACGAGAATAAACCGGAAATTAAAAAAGTAATAGACCTAATCAGGAGCAATTACTTCTGCGCCCTTGAGCCCGGGATTTTCGACCCGATGCTCGACGAAATACTTTACAAGGGCGATAAATATTGCCTGTTTGCCGATTTCGATGCCTACGTAATGGCTCAAGAAATCGCAGCAAAAAACTATTTGGACAAGCGAGATTGGACAACCAAATCCATCCTCAATACCGCAAGGTCGGGTAAATTTTCGAGTGACAGAACCATACGGGAATATGCCGACGAAATCTGGAAAATTGAAGGCTGCAAAATAAATTTGGATAACAAAAGCTGA